In Leptospiraceae bacterium, one DNA window encodes the following:
- a CDS encoding homoserine O-acetyltransferase, translated as MKDSVGQIETQIAKFEKLITENGSVISPVEIAYETYGKLSENRDNAILICHALSGDAHAAGFHKNATKPGWWDYYIGPGKAFDTNKYFVISSNVIGGCRGSSGPTTINPATGKQYGSSFPFVSIKDMVNAQHLLMDFFGLNKFFCVSGGSMGGMQALQWAVSYPDKVENCIILATSAEHSAQQISFNEVGRQAIMSDPHWNNGDYNDDPPRKGLALARMIGHITYLSDLLMREKFGRKPPKGNILTADFAVGSYLVYQGESFVDRFDANSYIYVTKALDHFSLGKGMELTSSLSNVKSNFLVIAYSSDWLYPPYQSREIVTSLEVNAIPVSYCEIETTQGHDSFLLANQEQTHLIYHFLNHARNTINGK; from the coding sequence ATGAAAGATAGCGTTGGGCAAATTGAAACTCAAATTGCAAAGTTTGAAAAACTTATCACAGAAAACGGATCTGTAATCAGTCCAGTAGAAATCGCTTACGAAACTTACGGAAAACTATCTGAAAATAGAGATAACGCTATTTTAATTTGTCATGCACTTTCCGGTGATGCACACGCTGCCGGTTTTCACAAAAATGCTACCAAACCCGGCTGGTGGGATTACTATATAGGACCCGGCAAGGCATTTGATACCAATAAATATTTTGTGATTTCGTCTAACGTCATAGGAGGTTGCAGGGGAAGTTCAGGTCCTACAACTATAAACCCCGCAACAGGAAAACAATACGGCTCTTCTTTTCCATTTGTGTCTATCAAAGATATGGTAAATGCACAACACTTACTAATGGACTTCTTTGGATTGAATAAATTTTTCTGCGTATCTGGAGGCTCGATGGGTGGAATGCAGGCTTTGCAATGGGCGGTATCCTACCCGGACAAGGTAGAGAACTGTATCATCCTTGCAACCTCTGCCGAGCACTCTGCCCAGCAAATATCCTTTAATGAGGTGGGAAGACAAGCAATCATGTCAGACCCACACTGGAACAATGGAGATTATAATGATGACCCACCTCGAAAAGGTCTCGCTCTTGCAAGGATGATTGGGCATATCACCTACTTATCTGATCTTTTGATGAGAGAAAAATTTGGTCGTAAGCCTCCAAAAGGAAATATTTTGACAGCAGACTTTGCAGTAGGTAGCTATTTAGTTTACCAAGGAGAGAGTTTTGTTGACCGGTTTGATGCAAATTCTTACATCTATGTAACAAAAGCCTTAGACCACTTCAGTCTCGGAAAAGGAATGGAACTAACGTCTTCTCTTTCCAATGTGAAATCCAACTTTCTTGTAATTGCTTATAGCTCGGATTGGCTCTACCCTCCTTACCAGTCCAGAGAGATTGTAACCTCTCTCGAAGTAAATGCAATCCCCGTATCCTATTGCGAAATCGAAACTACCCAAGGACACGATTCTTTTTTACTCGCCAACCAAGAGCAAACCCATCTAATTTACCATTTTTTAAATCATGCGAGAAACACTATCAATGGAAAATGA
- a CDS encoding O-acetylhomoserine aminocarboxypropyltransferase/cysteine synthase, protein MARQFKPETIAIHGGQVPDPTTTSRAVPIYQTTSFVFKGTEHAAKLFGLQEFGNIYTRLMNPTIDVLENRVAALEGGVAALATASGQSAETLALLNIVEAGQEIVASSSLYGGTYNLLHYTFPKIGIKVHFVDPKDPNNFKKAINDKTRAIYAETLGNPKLDTLDLEAIAKVAHDAGIPLVIDNTMPSPYLINPIEHGADIVIHSLTKFLGGHGTSLGGIIIDSGKFNWGNGKFKGFTDPDPSYHGLKFWDVFGKFEPFGGVNIAYIIKARVQGLRDIGPAISPFNAWAILQGVETLPIRMERHSANALKVAEYLSKHPKVSWVTYPGLPSDVNYNTAKKYHKRGLFGAILGFGIKGGVVEAKKFIEKLEVFSLLANIGDAKSLVIHPASTTHSQLSEKEQLEAGVTPDYIRLSVGLENIDDILFDLEEALKSV, encoded by the coding sequence ATGGCAAGACAATTTAAACCGGAAACTATCGCAATTCATGGAGGACAAGTACCGGATCCTACAACTACATCCAGAGCTGTTCCGATTTATCAAACCACATCCTTCGTATTCAAAGGAACGGAGCACGCAGCCAAACTATTTGGGCTTCAAGAATTCGGGAATATTTACACAAGACTAATGAATCCGACTATAGATGTTTTGGAAAATAGAGTAGCAGCACTCGAAGGTGGAGTCGCAGCCCTTGCAACTGCATCGGGTCAATCTGCCGAAACCTTGGCACTATTAAATATCGTAGAGGCAGGACAAGAAATTGTAGCTTCTTCTTCATTGTATGGAGGAACATACAACCTACTCCACTACACTTTTCCAAAAATTGGGATTAAAGTTCATTTCGTTGACCCGAAAGACCCTAACAATTTCAAAAAAGCGATCAACGACAAAACAAGGGCAATATACGCAGAAACTCTAGGAAATCCTAAATTGGATACGTTGGACCTTGAAGCAATTGCAAAAGTAGCACACGATGCCGGAATCCCTCTGGTGATCGACAACACTATGCCAAGCCCCTATTTAATAAATCCTATTGAGCACGGCGCAGATATAGTGATCCACTCACTGACAAAATTTCTTGGCGGGCATGGAACTTCACTCGGTGGCATCATCATTGATTCAGGAAAATTCAATTGGGGTAACGGAAAATTCAAGGGCTTTACAGATCCAGATCCAAGTTACCACGGATTAAAATTTTGGGATGTATTCGGTAAATTTGAGCCTTTCGGTGGAGTAAATATAGCTTATATAATCAAGGCAAGAGTACAAGGTCTCAGAGATATTGGGCCTGCTATTTCTCCTTTTAACGCATGGGCAATTCTTCAAGGGGTAGAAACACTTCCTATTAGAATGGAAAGACATTCTGCCAATGCGCTGAAAGTCGCAGAATATTTGAGTAAGCACCCAAAGGTAAGCTGGGTTACCTACCCTGGTCTACCGTCTGACGTAAACTACAACACTGCAAAAAAATATCACAAGAGAGGATTATTTGGAGCCATACTTGGGTTTGGAATAAAAGGTGGAGTTGTCGAAGCAAAAAAATTCATAGAGAAATTAGAAGTGTTTTCTCTATTAGCTAATATCGGTGACGCAAAATCTTTGGTTATCCACCCTGCCTCAACTACTCATTCTCAATTAAGTGAAAAAGAGCAATTAGAAGCCGGAGTTACACCTGATTATATTCGGTTGTCAGTCGGATTAGAAAATATCGATGACATTTTGTTTGACTTAGAAGAAGCACTTAAATCAGTCTAA
- the thiL gene encoding thiamine-phosphate kinase produces MTEEDIIQLFFNKNAEPKSDCYVLDNKYLVTTDSISENTHFKTNWSSPKDIAKKLVEVNVSDIAAGGGIPTNAFLNLGLSKKTSKKTWIKEFSFELKKNLKFYSIELSGGDTYYSENTNLTLTLIGKTNHPVNRTGGKAGDYLYITGDLGLSEIGFQVLSKKIRPDFVTYKNSIEKHLRPVSKLFFMQDIFHKYSINASMDITDGLFQDSLKLAKASSVHLKINLDQLPNLERYAKYIGVEGVLSSGEELEILFLSSDRIVESGITEIGNAEKGNGKVTFTQNGKKIIPKSKGFFHFT; encoded by the coding sequence ATGACAGAAGAAGATATAATTCAATTATTTTTTAATAAAAATGCAGAGCCAAAAAGCGACTGTTATGTGCTTGATAATAAATATTTAGTGACCACAGACTCTATTTCAGAAAATACCCATTTCAAAACAAATTGGAGTTCCCCAAAAGATATTGCAAAAAAATTGGTCGAAGTCAATGTTTCGGATATTGCAGCAGGTGGAGGGATTCCGACTAACGCATTTTTAAATCTTGGTTTATCCAAAAAAACATCTAAGAAAACATGGATAAAAGAATTTTCTTTTGAATTGAAAAAAAACCTGAAATTCTATTCGATAGAGCTTTCGGGTGGTGATACATACTATTCAGAAAATACAAATCTGACGCTGACTTTAATCGGCAAGACAAATCATCCGGTCAATAGAACAGGAGGGAAAGCAGGGGACTATTTGTATATCACGGGGGATCTAGGGCTATCAGAAATCGGATTTCAAGTTTTGAGTAAAAAAATTCGACCGGATTTTGTAACTTATAAAAATTCCATAGAAAAGCACCTCAGGCCTGTTTCAAAACTTTTTTTTATGCAAGATATTTTTCACAAATACAGTATAAATGCAAGCATGGATATTACAGATGGATTGTTTCAGGATTCTTTAAAATTGGCGAAAGCATCTTCTGTTCATTTAAAAATTAATTTAGACCAACTTCCTAATTTGGAGCGTTATGCGAAATACATTGGAGTTGAGGGAGTATTATCTTCCGGGGAAGAGTTAGAGATTCTATTTTTGTCATCGGATCGGATTGTTGAATCAGGAATTACAGAAATAGGGAATGCTGAAAAAGGAAACGGTAAGGTTACTTTTACCCAAAATGGAAAAAAGATAATTCCAAAATCAAAAGGATTTTTTCATTTTACTTGA